From Trueperella pecoris, a single genomic window includes:
- a CDS encoding IclR family transcriptional regulator translates to MEKETGSGVGVLDKATLVLSALESGPLTLAQLVTATHLARPTAHRLAVALEYHRLVARDMQGRFTLGPRLSELSSAAGEDRLLAAANPVLTALRDHTGESAQLYRRQNDMRVCAAAADRSMGLRDSIPVGATLSMLAGSGAQVLLAWEEPDKLHRGLHGAEFTATILSAVRRRGWAQSIGEREPGVASISAPVRGPSGRVIAAVSISGPVERMGRQPGRHHAAAVVTAANRLTEVLKRSEM, encoded by the coding sequence ATGGAGAAGGAAACAGGTAGCGGCGTCGGCGTCCTCGATAAAGCCACGCTCGTCTTGAGTGCACTTGAATCAGGCCCCCTTACCCTGGCGCAACTCGTCACGGCCACCCATTTGGCCCGCCCGACGGCACATCGCCTCGCGGTCGCGCTCGAGTATCATCGCCTCGTGGCGCGCGACATGCAGGGCCGTTTCACGCTCGGCCCGCGTCTATCTGAATTATCGTCGGCCGCAGGCGAAGATCGCCTCCTGGCCGCAGCGAACCCGGTGCTCACCGCCCTGCGCGACCACACGGGCGAGTCCGCCCAACTTTACCGCCGCCAAAACGACATGCGCGTGTGCGCGGCCGCCGCCGATCGATCCATGGGACTGCGCGATTCGATCCCGGTCGGCGCCACCCTGTCGATGCTCGCCGGTTCGGGCGCACAAGTCCTCCTCGCTTGGGAAGAGCCCGACAAGCTCCACCGCGGTCTGCACGGCGCCGAGTTCACCGCCACCATCCTGTCAGCGGTACGACGCCGCGGCTGGGCTCAGTCTATCGGTGAACGCGAGCCGGGCGTCGCCTCGATTTCCGCCCCCGTCCGCGGACCCTCGGGCCGCGTCATTGCAGCCGTTTCTATTTCGGGCCCCGTCGAACGCATGGGGCGCCAGCCTGGCCGCCACCACGCGGCCGCCGTCGTCACCGCCGCAAACCGCCTAACTGAGGTGCTCAAGCGCTCGGAGATGTAA
- the leuC gene encoding 3-isopropylmalate dehydratase large subunit, whose product MSGTLAEKVWRDHIVKRGYNGAPDLLYIDLQLCHEVTSPQAFEGLRVAGRQVRRPDLTIATEDHNTPTLDIDLPIADPTSRTQIDTLRKNAEDFGIRLHSLGDADQGIVHVVGPQLGITQPGMTIVCGDSHTSTHGAFGALAFGIGTSQVEHVLATQTLPVAPFKTMAINVRGKLKPGTTAKDIILAIIAKIGTNGGAGYVLEYRGQAISELSMEARMTMCNMSIEAGARAGMIAPDETTFAYLKGRPHAPEGEDWDAAVEYWRTLVSDEDAVFDAEVDLDADGLEPYVTWGTNPGQGVPISATVPDPADMVDETERAAAERALEYMGLSAGTPIRDINVDTVFIGSCTNGRIEDLRAVAGVVKGKKKHDAVRVLVVPGSARVRLQAEQEGLDKVFRDFGAQWRNAGCSMCLGMNPDQLEPGERSASTSNRNFEGRQGKGGRTHLVSPLVAAATAIAGHLATPADLTEGE is encoded by the coding sequence ATGAGCGGAACATTGGCAGAAAAAGTATGGCGTGACCACATCGTCAAGCGCGGCTACAATGGCGCTCCTGACCTGTTGTATATCGATCTTCAGCTGTGCCACGAGGTCACGAGCCCGCAGGCCTTCGAGGGCCTACGCGTGGCGGGGCGCCAGGTGCGGCGCCCGGACCTGACGATCGCCACCGAGGATCACAACACCCCGACCCTCGACATCGACCTGCCCATCGCCGATCCGACCTCGCGCACGCAGATCGACACGCTGCGAAAGAACGCCGAGGACTTCGGCATCCGCCTCCACTCGTTGGGCGACGCCGATCAGGGCATCGTCCATGTTGTGGGACCCCAGCTGGGCATCACCCAGCCGGGCATGACGATCGTCTGTGGCGACTCACACACTTCCACGCACGGCGCCTTCGGTGCCCTCGCTTTCGGAATCGGGACCTCACAGGTTGAGCATGTGCTCGCCACCCAGACCCTCCCCGTGGCGCCGTTTAAGACGATGGCCATTAACGTTCGTGGCAAGCTCAAGCCTGGCACCACCGCCAAGGACATCATCTTGGCGATCATCGCCAAGATTGGCACCAATGGGGGAGCCGGCTACGTGCTCGAATATCGTGGCCAGGCCATTTCCGAGCTGTCGATGGAAGCGCGCATGACGATGTGCAACATGTCCATCGAGGCGGGCGCACGTGCTGGCATGATCGCCCCCGACGAGACGACGTTTGCCTACCTCAAGGGCCGTCCGCACGCCCCCGAGGGCGAGGACTGGGATGCCGCCGTCGAGTATTGGCGCACGCTCGTCTCCGATGAAGACGCCGTGTTCGACGCCGAAGTCGACCTCGACGCCGACGGCCTCGAACCATACGTGACGTGGGGAACCAACCCGGGCCAGGGCGTTCCGATTTCTGCGACGGTACCCGACCCGGCCGACATGGTCGACGAAACCGAGCGTGCGGCCGCCGAGCGCGCCCTCGAGTACATGGGCCTGTCCGCAGGAACGCCCATCAGAGATATCAACGTGGACACCGTCTTCATCGGCTCGTGCACCAACGGCCGCATCGAGGACCTTCGCGCCGTCGCCGGCGTCGTGAAGGGCAAAAAGAAGCACGACGCCGTCCGGGTGCTCGTCGTACCCGGTTCGGCCCGCGTCCGCCTCCAGGCCGAGCAGGAGGGCCTCGATAAGGTCTTCCGCGACTTCGGGGCGCAATGGCGAAACGCCGGCTGTTCCATGTGCTTGGGCATGAATCCGGATCAGCTTGAGCCGGGCGAGCGTTCGGCGTCGACCTCAAATCGAAACTTCGAGGGCCGCCAAGGAAAGGGCGGGCGCACGCACTTGGTCTCTCCGCTTGTGGCGGCTGCGACGGCAATCGCGGGCCACCTGGCAACGCCGGCTGACCTCACGGAAGGGGAGTAG
- the leuD gene encoding 3-isopropylmalate dehydratase small subunit: MDKFITHTGVGVPLRRSNVDTDQIIPAVFLKRVARTGFDDALFYAWRKNPDFVLNQEAYKRGSVLVAGPDFGAGSSREHAVWALKDYGFKAVLAPRFADIFRGNAGKQGLVAGVVAQEDIEQLWKILETDPGTEVMVDLDNLLVSAGGFTCPFQIDDYTRWMLMEGLDDIGLTLRDEELITEFEKNRPSWKPRTLPAKTEPKFEVVAARPVGDDEPLM, encoded by the coding sequence ATGGATAAGTTCATCACTCATACGGGCGTCGGAGTACCGTTGCGCCGATCGAATGTGGATACCGATCAGATCATTCCGGCCGTATTCCTCAAGCGCGTGGCGCGCACCGGCTTTGATGACGCGCTGTTTTATGCGTGGCGTAAGAATCCCGATTTCGTGCTGAATCAGGAGGCTTACAAGCGCGGATCGGTCCTCGTCGCCGGCCCAGATTTTGGCGCCGGTTCCTCGCGCGAGCACGCGGTCTGGGCTCTGAAGGACTATGGTTTCAAGGCCGTCCTTGCGCCCCGATTCGCTGATATCTTCCGGGGCAATGCAGGCAAGCAGGGTCTCGTGGCCGGCGTCGTCGCTCAGGAGGACATTGAACAGCTGTGGAAGATCCTCGAGACCGACCCGGGTACCGAGGTGATGGTGGATCTGGACAACCTCCTCGTGAGCGCCGGCGGATTCACGTGTCCTTTCCAGATCGACGACTACACGCGCTGGATGCTCATGGAGGGCCTTGACGATATCGGCCTGACCCTGCGCGACGAAGAACTCATCACCGAATTCGAAAAGAATCGCCCCAGCTGGAAGCCTCGCACGCTCCCCGCCAAGACTGAGCCGAAGTTTGAGGTGGTAGCCGCGCGCCCTGTCGGTGACGACGAGCCGTTGATGTAA
- a CDS encoding C69 family dipeptidase, translated as MGCTTILVGKKASNDGSTMIARTDDSGSGNFEAKQFVVVTPEDQPRTYTSTQSRVSVTLPDDPMSYTCMPDAVQHKGVWPNAGINAAGIAMSATETLTSNERVLAADPLVVAEGDTPGGIGEEDLVLLVLPYIHSAREGVRRLGSLLEEYGTYEMNGIAFADADEVWWLETVGGHHWMARRVPDDCYAVIPNQLGLDALDFADAFGEQRDFMCSADMREFVADNHLDLTLGSDFNPRLAFGSHSDSDHTYNTPRAWGLQRHFNPRSSVWDGPNADYTPMSDDIPWCRVPEHKIPMEEVKYAMAYHYQGTEFDPYARHGLHRGKFRPVGINRTTSVGGLNVRPGLEPLHWVAFGSMPFNAMVPFYPRVSTTPSYLADTSGRVTTEAHYWHNRIIAALVDAHFHECSAHVARYQLAVGTQARVLIKETDTQLSDLGMDGTCEVSLGARELMEKTNQAIADMLQRETDDLLDKVLFDASMKMRNAFSSDDA; from the coding sequence ATGGGTTGCACCACCATTCTTGTCGGTAAGAAGGCCTCCAACGACGGTTCTACGATGATCGCCCGCACGGACGATTCCGGTTCGGGCAATTTTGAGGCCAAGCAGTTCGTCGTCGTCACGCCGGAGGATCAGCCGCGTACCTACACCTCGACACAGTCCCGGGTCTCCGTCACGCTTCCGGACGATCCGATGTCTTACACATGTATGCCGGATGCTGTCCAGCACAAGGGGGTATGGCCGAACGCTGGAATCAATGCCGCGGGCATCGCGATGTCGGCGACCGAGACCTTGACCTCTAATGAGCGGGTGTTGGCCGCCGATCCGCTCGTCGTCGCCGAGGGTGACACTCCGGGTGGCATCGGTGAGGAGGACCTCGTTCTCCTCGTCTTGCCGTATATCCACTCTGCGCGCGAGGGCGTGCGCCGCCTCGGTTCCCTGCTCGAGGAATATGGCACCTACGAAATGAACGGCATCGCATTTGCCGACGCCGATGAGGTCTGGTGGTTGGAGACCGTCGGCGGGCATCATTGGATGGCGCGCCGCGTGCCGGACGATTGCTACGCCGTTATCCCGAACCAGCTCGGGCTCGACGCTCTCGATTTTGCCGATGCCTTCGGCGAACAGCGCGATTTTATGTGCTCGGCCGACATGCGTGAGTTTGTCGCGGATAACCATCTGGATCTCACCTTGGGTTCGGATTTCAATCCGCGCCTAGCCTTCGGGTCGCACTCGGATTCTGACCACACCTATAACACTCCGCGCGCGTGGGGGTTGCAGCGCCATTTCAATCCGCGCTCATCCGTGTGGGATGGCCCGAACGCCGACTACACGCCCATGTCGGATGACATTCCGTGGTGCCGCGTGCCCGAGCACAAGATTCCGATGGAAGAGGTCAAGTATGCGATGGCCTACCACTATCAGGGCACGGAATTCGATCCCTATGCACGCCATGGCCTTCACCGTGGAAAGTTCCGTCCGGTTGGTATCAATCGCACGACGTCGGTGGGCGGGCTTAACGTGCGCCCCGGCCTGGAGCCGCTCCATTGGGTGGCGTTCGGGTCGATGCCGTTCAACGCGATGGTTCCTTTCTATCCGCGTGTGAGCACGACGCCGTCCTACCTTGCCGACACCTCGGGGCGCGTAACGACGGAGGCCCATTACTGGCACAACCGCATTATCGCGGCGCTCGTCGATGCGCATTTCCATGAGTGCAGTGCACACGTGGCCCGTTACCAGCTCGCTGTTGGTACGCAAGCGCGCGTCCTTATTAAGGAAACCGATACTCAGTTGTCCGACCTGGGAATGGACGGTACGTGTGAAGTGAGTCTGGGAGCCCGCGAGCTGATGGAAAAGACCAACCAGGCGATCGCCGATATGCTTCAGCGCGAGACAGACGATCTGCTTGACAAGGTCCTCTTCGACGCTTCAATGAAGATGCGCAACGCGTTCTCGAGTGATGATGCCTAA
- a CDS encoding DUF421 domain-containing protein has translation MVIVKEINALTFGELLGITGFQALAIVVGTIAMYTFLLVLLRVLGQRVSARLSTYDMAAIIIIGAIAGRATLGHTPTLAGGVVALLTLFSVRAVLGFLRLHPRGNSIINNPPILVMAGTTIFTEALREAHVSQDELWMALRQAGVRNDDEVAAVVLEPNGSFSVLRRGVPIDPRILAHTRGQDLIPPAFLGDKRFGDLA, from the coding sequence ATGGTGATTGTGAAGGAAATCAACGCACTGACCTTTGGTGAACTGCTTGGAATCACCGGCTTTCAAGCGCTTGCAATCGTCGTGGGCACGATCGCTATGTATACGTTCTTGCTCGTGCTCCTGCGCGTGCTCGGGCAGCGAGTCAGTGCGCGCCTTTCTACCTATGACATGGCGGCGATCATTATCATCGGCGCCATCGCCGGGCGTGCAACCTTGGGCCACACGCCCACTCTGGCCGGCGGCGTCGTCGCCCTCCTGACCCTCTTTAGCGTACGTGCCGTGTTGGGCTTCCTTCGGTTGCACCCGCGCGGCAACTCAATCATCAACAATCCCCCGATCTTGGTCATGGCCGGGACCACGATTTTCACTGAGGCCCTGCGCGAGGCCCACGTCTCGCAAGATGAACTGTGGATGGCACTGCGTCAGGCTGGCGTGCGTAACGACGACGAAGTCGCGGCGGTCGTCCTCGAGCCCAACGGGAGTTTTTCCGTGTTGCGTCGAGGCGTCCCGATTGATCCTCGCATTCTTGCCCACACTCGCGGCCAGGACCTCATCCCGCCCGCTTTCCTCGGGGACAAGCGCTTTGGGGATCTCGCCTAG
- the murA gene encoding UDP-N-acetylglucosamine 1-carboxyvinyltransferase — MGGVLTVRGGRPLNGEIRVRGAKNLVSKAMVAALLTEETSVLRNVPLIRDVDVVSELLRLHGAEVDYNQDEGILTITPGAVHLPDPAKVDALAGSSRIPILFCGPLLHRLGEAFIPDLGGCHIGDRPVDFHLQVLEDFGAVRDAQELGLHLTAPTGLKAKKVHLPYPSVGATEQTLLAAVRAKGITELRGAAVEPEIMDLIAILQKMGALITVDTDRTIHIEGVERLHGYVHTALPDRIEAGSWACAALATGGDITVLGAEQESMMNFLNVLRKVGGKFDVRDDGIRFWHPGEPLTGMPIETDVHPGFMTDWQQPMVVALTQADGVSIVHETVYENRFGFTKALNQMGAKIQVYRECLGSKRCRFGQENYYHSAVIQGPTKLRAADIEVPDLRGGFSHLIAALAAEGESHVAGIDIINRGYEHFMRKLAAVGADVQRMD; from the coding sequence ATGGGTGGAGTGTTGACGGTGCGCGGTGGGCGCCCTCTCAACGGCGAAATTCGCGTGCGTGGAGCTAAAAACCTCGTGTCGAAAGCGATGGTCGCGGCATTATTGACGGAGGAAACCTCCGTTCTTCGTAACGTGCCACTGATCCGTGACGTCGACGTCGTCTCAGAACTCCTGCGCCTGCACGGCGCAGAGGTTGACTACAACCAAGACGAGGGCATCCTGACGATCACCCCGGGTGCCGTGCATCTTCCCGATCCGGCAAAGGTGGATGCGCTCGCGGGCTCGTCCCGTATCCCGATTCTCTTCTGTGGCCCGTTACTCCACCGCCTCGGCGAGGCCTTCATCCCCGACCTCGGCGGCTGCCACATTGGTGATCGGCCCGTGGATTTCCACCTTCAGGTGTTGGAAGACTTCGGGGCAGTGCGCGACGCCCAGGAACTGGGGCTTCACCTGACCGCACCCACCGGACTCAAAGCAAAGAAGGTTCACCTGCCTTACCCGTCGGTGGGAGCCACCGAGCAGACCCTCCTCGCTGCTGTGCGCGCCAAGGGAATCACCGAACTTCGCGGGGCCGCCGTCGAGCCAGAGATCATGGACCTCATCGCCATCCTCCAAAAGATGGGTGCTCTCATCACGGTGGACACTGATCGGACCATCCACATCGAAGGCGTGGAGCGCCTCCACGGATATGTTCACACCGCCCTGCCGGACCGTATTGAGGCCGGTTCATGGGCCTGCGCTGCACTCGCGACCGGTGGAGACATCACGGTGCTAGGCGCCGAACAAGAATCGATGATGAACTTCCTCAACGTCTTGCGCAAGGTGGGCGGCAAGTTCGATGTGCGCGACGACGGCATCCGCTTCTGGCACCCGGGTGAACCGCTGACGGGCATGCCGATCGAGACCGACGTCCATCCCGGTTTCATGACCGACTGGCAACAGCCCATGGTCGTGGCGTTGACGCAGGCTGATGGCGTCTCGATCGTGCACGAAACCGTGTACGAAAACCGCTTCGGCTTCACGAAGGCGCTCAACCAGATGGGTGCCAAGATCCAGGTGTATCGGGAGTGTCTCGGCTCCAAGAGGTGCCGCTTCGGTCAGGAGAACTACTACCACTCGGCCGTCATCCAGGGCCCGACCAAGCTCCGCGCCGCCGACATCGAGGTTCCGGATCTGCGAGGCGGATTTTCGCATCTAATCGCCGCGCTCGCGGCCGAGGGTGAATCACACGTGGCCGGCATCGACATCATTAACCGTGGCTATGAACACTTCATGCGCAAGCTTGCCGCGGTTGGGGCCGACGTCCAGCGCATGGACTAA
- a CDS encoding AMIN-like domain-containing (lipo)protein: protein MKRHFIAMAALLPLAACTNLPTAQTESTPVATPMTTITAAPTAPATTDTPMPTAQTLPAEDRAYTAADQPSQSAGWPAMSAQALPYAVEYEKDSIAVIYSWDGAGEMNWYTDGWADRAYEDGSGFPIDVHSDNVLQIWVNGIRYPEGQEVDVSAFTLSDTKTPGVTRIKVSAPFEGQHSLAIGGLARVPYRIETSTRPTAEGSEAVLKVSFKQAD, encoded by the coding sequence ATGAAACGCCACTTTATTGCGATGGCCGCGCTTCTCCCGCTCGCCGCCTGCACAAACTTACCCACCGCCCAGACGGAGTCGACGCCGGTGGCCACGCCCATGACCACGATCACAGCCGCACCGACGGCTCCGGCCACCACCGACACGCCGATGCCCACCGCGCAAACCCTCCCGGCCGAGGATCGGGCCTATACCGCCGCCGATCAGCCCTCGCAATCTGCGGGCTGGCCGGCCATGAGCGCGCAAGCCCTTCCCTATGCCGTGGAATACGAAAAGGACAGCATCGCCGTCATCTACAGCTGGGACGGGGCCGGGGAAATGAACTGGTACACGGATGGCTGGGCGGACAGGGCCTACGAAGACGGTTCGGGCTTCCCCATCGACGTCCATTCCGACAACGTTTTGCAAATCTGGGTCAACGGCATTCGCTACCCGGAGGGGCAAGAAGTCGATGTAAGCGCGTTCACCCTCTCCGACACCAAGACGCCTGGCGTCACCCGCATCAAGGTGTCGGCTCCCTTCGAGGGGCAACATTCCCTCGCGATTGGCGGGCTCGCCCGCGTCCCCTATCGCATTGAGACGAGCACCCGCCCCACTGCCGAGGGCAGCGAGGCCGTCCTCAAAGTCTCCTTCAAGCAGGCCGATTAG
- a CDS encoding D-alanine--D-alanine ligase family protein, whose protein sequence is MKKIRIALIYGGVSGEHPISCATAGAIMRALDPQRYDVISIGIRRDGTWVPGESDPSKLDLSQGLTEVAPSDRRIVIPPGAGDQPLLEFSDDGEQARSLGPVDVAFPVLHGPFGEDGTVQGLLEMAGIPYVGCGVFSSAAGMDKDFMKKVLIMAGIPVGPYVAVTARRWRTHRDEVLADVSTLSFPLYIKPARAGSSLGISKVTSLDDVPSAVEAAHAYDPKVVIEQGIAGREVECAVLGGHGDQPSRASVLGEVLLEAPEGGFYDFDSKYISTDGLTMSIPAQLDEATTQRVRELAVQTFDAFECEGLTRVDFFVPEEGEPIVNEINTMPGFTPFSMYPALWGEAGVSYGELVDELVNLALERPRGLR, encoded by the coding sequence GTGAAAAAGATTCGCATTGCCTTGATTTATGGCGGAGTATCCGGCGAGCATCCCATTTCGTGCGCGACAGCTGGAGCGATCATGCGGGCGCTGGATCCGCAGCGTTACGACGTGATCAGTATTGGTATTCGCCGTGACGGGACGTGGGTTCCGGGCGAAAGCGATCCGTCCAAGCTTGATCTCTCCCAGGGCTTGACGGAGGTCGCCCCGTCCGATCGTCGGATCGTGATCCCGCCGGGCGCCGGCGACCAGCCCCTCCTTGAGTTCTCGGACGACGGCGAGCAGGCGCGTTCTCTGGGCCCCGTCGACGTGGCGTTCCCGGTCTTGCACGGGCCGTTCGGCGAGGACGGGACGGTCCAGGGTCTGCTGGAGATGGCGGGAATCCCCTACGTGGGTTGCGGCGTGTTCTCTTCTGCCGCTGGCATGGATAAGGACTTCATGAAGAAAGTCCTCATCATGGCGGGCATCCCTGTCGGGCCCTACGTGGCGGTGACTGCTCGGCGCTGGCGCACCCATCGAGACGAGGTGTTGGCCGACGTGAGCACCTTGAGTTTCCCGCTGTACATTAAGCCGGCTCGCGCCGGTTCGTCGCTCGGCATTTCGAAGGTGACGAGCCTGGATGACGTGCCCAGCGCTGTCGAGGCCGCTCACGCCTACGACCCGAAGGTTGTCATCGAGCAGGGGATCGCGGGGCGCGAGGTGGAATGCGCGGTGTTAGGCGGGCACGGCGATCAGCCCAGCCGAGCCTCGGTTCTCGGTGAGGTGCTGCTTGAAGCGCCCGAGGGCGGCTTCTACGATTTTGATTCGAAGTACATCAGCACCGATGGGCTGACAATGTCGATTCCCGCTCAGCTGGACGAGGCGACGACCCAGCGCGTGCGAGAACTTGCCGTGCAGACCTTCGACGCTTTCGAATGCGAGGGATTGACGCGCGTAGATTTCTTCGTGCCGGAAGAGGGTGAGCCGATCGTCAACGAGATCAACACGATGCCAGGGTTTACGCCCTTTTCCATGTACCCCGCGTTGTGGGGCGAGGCGGGCGTGTCCTACGGAGAGCTCGTGGATGAGCTCGTCAATCTTGCGCTGGAGCGCCCGCGGGGCCTGCGATAA
- a CDS encoding NADPH-dependent FMN reductase, which produces MKIVYLVGSISKDSINRKLAEALVELAPEGVEMVEAEIKNLPMYNRDLDGSYPEVATEFKKLVASADGVLLITPEHNRTFSAPLHNAIEWTSRPYGQWDLAGKPVATIGTSASGIGTAAAQQHLRSTLLFVSPKIMGQPEAYIDARLTGIMEDGAVTNEASRQVLADFIGAFAQFVEANK; this is translated from the coding sequence ATGAAGATCGTTTACCTTGTCGGCTCCATCTCGAAGGACTCCATAAACCGCAAGCTGGCTGAGGCCCTCGTGGAACTTGCGCCCGAAGGCGTTGAGATGGTCGAGGCAGAGATCAAGAACCTGCCCATGTACAACCGTGACCTCGACGGCAGCTACCCCGAGGTCGCCACCGAGTTCAAGAAGCTCGTCGCATCTGCCGACGGCGTCCTGCTGATTACCCCCGAGCACAACCGAACCTTCTCCGCTCCCTTGCACAACGCCATCGAGTGGACCTCGCGCCCGTACGGACAGTGGGACCTGGCCGGCAAGCCCGTTGCCACCATCGGCACCTCCGCCTCCGGCATCGGCACGGCTGCCGCCCAGCAGCACCTGCGGAGCACTCTTCTGTTTGTTTCCCCCAAGATTATGGGCCAGCCTGAGGCCTACATTGACGCGCGTCTGACCGGCATCATGGAGGATGGCGCTGTGACCAACGAGGCCTCGCGCCAGGTCCTGGCCGACTTCATCGGAGCCTTCGCGCAGTTCGTTGAGGCGAATAAGTAA
- the thiL gene encoding thiamine-phosphate kinase — protein MRISETTEDLLLSRFLPLLPTGEAAIVPTGDDAAVLSLAGDAVVSTDMLIEGRHFRRDWSTGADVGFRAAMQNLADAVAMGANPRSLVVSLGLPSDLDVEWVSEFATGLAQACEPGGVGVDGGDLVSSNEIAISVTVIGDMEGRSPLRRATADIGDRIIHAGNLGHGAAGLALLEAGAVIDDAVAGLVDDFKRPKPPLREALAAARAGGIRAMMDVSDGLVRDARRMAKASGVWLDFNAKMLESKMGALGRAAGRLRADRREWLLTGGEDHGFLATIRPDAVIPAGFMEIGEVMGPSLGGRVTIEQREIAGLGGWDHFGAR, from the coding sequence ATGCGAATTTCGGAAACCACCGAGGACCTTTTACTTTCCCGCTTCTTGCCGCTCCTTCCCACGGGGGAGGCCGCGATCGTCCCGACGGGCGACGACGCCGCCGTCCTTTCCCTGGCTGGCGACGCAGTTGTCTCCACCGACATGCTCATCGAGGGGCGGCACTTTCGCCGTGACTGGTCCACGGGCGCCGACGTCGGCTTCCGGGCGGCCATGCAGAACCTTGCCGACGCCGTCGCCATGGGTGCCAATCCACGATCGCTCGTCGTCTCGCTTGGCCTTCCAAGCGACCTTGACGTGGAATGGGTTAGCGAGTTCGCCACCGGGCTCGCCCAGGCGTGTGAGCCCGGTGGCGTGGGGGTCGACGGGGGAGACCTCGTCTCCTCGAACGAGATAGCCATCAGCGTCACTGTCATTGGCGATATGGAGGGGCGCTCGCCTCTTCGCCGCGCAACAGCCGACATCGGCGACCGCATCATCCACGCCGGCAACCTCGGTCACGGCGCCGCCGGACTGGCGCTCCTCGAGGCCGGGGCGGTGATCGACGACGCTGTCGCCGGACTCGTCGACGACTTCAAGCGCCCCAAACCACCACTTCGGGAGGCCCTCGCTGCCGCCCGCGCGGGCGGCATACGAGCGATGATGGACGTCTCCGACGGTCTCGTCCGCGACGCGCGGCGAATGGCTAAGGCATCAGGCGTGTGGCTCGACTTCAATGCCAAGATGCTCGAATCGAAAATGGGTGCGCTCGGGCGGGCTGCTGGCCGTCTGCGTGCCGACCGGCGCGAATGGCTCCTCACCGGCGGGGAGGACCACGGCTTCCTCGCGACGATTCGGCCTGACGCCGTCATCCCCGCAGGTTTTATGGAGATCGGCGAGGTCATGGGCCCGTCCCTCGGCGGCCGAGTGACGATCGAACAACGCGAGATTGCGGGCTTAGGCGGTTGGGACCACTTCGGCGCCCGGTAG
- a CDS encoding HAD hydrolase family protein, which translates to MTIPLIDFAQLPWPRGLIKHAVFDIDGTLTDEHSVTSDVTIDALRRLDAAGLPITLATGRLLHGGANLVRRAGIHAWVIAAGGGVIWNGKDIVAARYMEPGQVEAISEFAERFGLVPFYFDEEEVYTDRVAMADTGMLRINENAGEGRPMLDLGGFDVSHATKVSLAAATGEEIDAVIDEVMAAFPETVRSHANFLDISAPGVTKWEGIERALAVRGLRAEDGLGVGDSDNDVAWLKRVGMPVAAPVASPAVRDTCRFALPQVNDAVARLIDAELARVPTETKIEND; encoded by the coding sequence ATGACTATTCCACTCATTGACTTTGCCCAGCTCCCATGGCCCCGCGGGCTGATTAAGCACGCTGTCTTTGACATTGATGGCACCCTGACGGATGAGCATTCCGTGACCTCCGACGTCACCATTGACGCCCTTCGACGGCTGGACGCGGCGGGGCTCCCCATCACGCTCGCCACCGGCCGCCTGCTTCACGGCGGCGCGAACTTGGTGCGTCGGGCGGGTATCCACGCGTGGGTCATCGCCGCTGGTGGCGGAGTGATTTGGAACGGCAAGGATATCGTGGCTGCGCGCTACATGGAGCCAGGGCAGGTCGAGGCGATCTCGGAGTTTGCCGAGCGTTTCGGGCTTGTGCCTTTCTATTTCGACGAGGAAGAGGTCTATACAGACCGCGTGGCCATGGCTGATACGGGCATGCTCCGAATTAACGAGAATGCTGGCGAGGGCAGGCCCATGTTGGATCTTGGCGGCTTCGACGTCTCTCACGCCACCAAAGTCTCGCTTGCCGCGGCAACAGGCGAGGAGATTGACGCCGTTATCGACGAGGTCATGGCAGCGTTCCCCGAAACCGTCCGCTCCCACGCCAACTTCCTCGACATTTCCGCGCCGGGCGTCACCAAATGGGAGGGCATCGAGCGTGCTCTCGCCGTGCGCGGATTGCGCGCGGAGGACGGCCTCGGCGTCGGCGATTCGGATAACGATGTGGCGTGGCTCAAGAGGGTCGGCATGCCCGTCGCGGCCCCGGTTGCCTCACCTGCAGTCCGCGACACCTGCCGTTTCGCTCTACCACAGGTGAACGACGCCGTCGCTCGGCTTATCGACGCCGAATTGGCCCGCGTCCCCACAGAGACTAAAATCGAGAACGATTAG
- the rpmB gene encoding 50S ribosomal protein L28 translates to MASVCEVCGKGPGFGKSVSHSHVRTNRRWNPNIQRVRALVAGTPKRLNVCTSCLKAGKVTRNI, encoded by the coding sequence GTGGCCTCTGTATGTGAAGTCTGCGGCAAGGGCCCTGGTTTCGGTAAGTCTGTGTCGCACTCGCACGTGCGCACGAACCGTCGTTGGAACCCGAACATCCAGCGTGTTCGCGCTCTGGTTGCAGGCACGCCGAAGCGCCTCAATGTGTGCACCAGCTGCCTCAAAGCCGGCAAGGTGACGCGCAACATCTAA